The DNA window TTTTAGCATTAGCTCTTGGAGCAATGGCGATGTCATGCTCAGGAGATAAGAAAAAAGGAATCGACTATAACGAGTTTAAAACTCAGGTACAGCTTACTCCGGATCAAACGAAAAGTTTCGACGAAATCACCAAAAAATATCAGGATCTGCAGGATCAGAACTTTCAGGCTGCAAAAGCTCAGGGAGGAAATATGGATCGCGTAGCATTGGGGATTAAAAATGAAGAGCTAAGAGCACAGCAATCGCTTGAAATGGCAAAAGTACTGGATGCTCCGCAAATGGAAAGATTCAATCAATTTGTTGATGAGAATTCCAGAAAGAGACCAAGGTATGACAATGCCCTTTTGGAAAGAATAAAAACTGAAGCTCAGCTTTCAGATGACGAATTCAAAGTGGTAAATGCTGCCAATGATGCTTTTGAAAAAGCATTCAACGATGCTCATGATGTATACCACGGAAACAATGATCTGGCAAAAGAATACTGGGAGAAATTTGATGCCCAGAGAAAAGCTGCCATTCAAAAAGCACTTACTCCTGAACACTATACAAAATTCCAGGAAATTGTAAAAGATGTTCAGTTCAAAGGAAGAAAATAATATGTTCTAAGTTGCGAACACCGGCCAAAGGAATTGTAAAATTACTTTACCCGGCTTGTGACTTAATCATATTAACTTTTTTAATTTATTCATATCAATTTTAATTTTGGAAAACATTAAGACGGTCATGCGTCTTAATGTTTTTGCTATTAAGCCCTCAATGAAATTATTATTCAAAAGCCTTTACAGAAAAAGAAGAAAAAATGAATCGGTCATCAGGTATGTGATGTGGCTGATGCATCTTTGGCTGGGACTTTTATCATGTTTAATTGTTTTTATCATGTGTCTTACCGGCTGTTTATATGCATTTAAAAACCAGATTACTGATTTTAGTAACAGAGATAAGGTGTATATCAATGTAATTTCCGGAAAGACTAAAAATGCTGACCTGATCCAGGCTGAACTATTCAAGCAAAATAAAGAACTTACCTCTTTATTGATTCCGGATTACAAAGGAAGAAGCTATGTAATTGGTTACCGGGAAAATCAACTGGACAAAAGTGCTTATTACAATCAATATACGGGCGAAATTTTGGGGCAGCCCAATGTTGGTTCCAATCATTTCTTTGAGGTAGTACTTGATTTGCATAGAAATCTGATGATGGGAAATGCCGGTCGTCAGGTTGTGGGGGCAGCAGTCCTGATGTTTTGTATTTTACTGATGTCAGGATTAGTGCTTTGGCTTCCTAAAAAACTGAAATTTCTGAAGCAAGGGCTAACTGTCATGTGGAAGGCCAAATTTCAAAGAGTAAACCATGATCTACACAATACGCTTGGGTTTTATACTTTTCTCATGCTTTTCTTTATAGCTGTTACAGGTTTGTATATTACTTATCCCTGGGTGAAAAATGGTCTTATTGTAAGTCTGGGAGGGTCTTCGATAGATAATATTTCAAAAGAAAAAGATAATGAAGATGATCCTTTTGGTGGTCTTTTGGAAGATATGCTTCAAAAGCAGGATGAAAAGAAAAATCTGAAGAACTCTGCCTCAGCTTCTATTGACAAAATCATACAGCTTGCAGATCAACAGTTGCCTTATCCTGCAGTAACCAGTATTGAATTACCGAATAAAGAGAACCCGAGATATGTCGTAATTAAAACCAATACTCAAAATCTTTTGGGAATGATGCTTCCTGATGAAGTTACCTTTGATAAAACAGGAGTTTTCAAAACCAAAGAATTATTTTCAGATAAACCACTTAACAAGCAATTCACGGCCTTGGCAAAGCCCTTACATACCGGAGAAATTATGGGATTGCCCAGTATAATTCTCTATTTTATCGTCTCACTTATCGGATGCTCTCTGCCGGTTACCGGATTTCTGATCTGGTGGCACAGGTTGAAGAAGATGAAGTAAATCAGAACATCAAGCCGGAATTTTCCAACTTTACATACCTTATTTTTTGCATTATCATTTTTGATTCAGGTTAATTTTATACATTTATTAAAAGTAAAATAAATAGTATGGGTTATAAAAATAATAGTTTTTTTGAAAAATTTTCAAACTGGGCAGTGAAATTTACAGGAAGTCCAATTGCATTTATCGGTGCTATGTTTCTTGTAGTAGCCTGGGCATTAACAGGACCTGTTTTTCATTACTCTGAAACCTGGCAGCTGGTTATTAATACCGGTACTACAATTATTACTTTTTTAATGGTATTCCTTATTCAAAAGGCTCAAAATAAAGATTCGAAAGCGATACAGATAAAATTGAATGAGCTTCTCGCTGCCCATGAAAAAGCAAGCAACAGAATTGTAGATATTGAAGATCTTACCGAAGTTGAGCTGGATCAGCTTCATCACTATTATGAGCAATTGGCTCAATTGGCCAAAAAGGATCTGGACATACATACTTCACATTCCATTGATGCCGCACAGAGAAATCAGGATTATAAGCACGAATTTTTCAAGAAGAAGCATGAAGACTGGCTACAACGTCAGGAGCAAAAAAAATAAAGAGTCTTCTTCAATGTCAAGGATCAACTTGATTTTTTTTAAAATTTCGATTTGTTTAATGAATTTGTCATTTTTAGTTGATATTTTAAATAAATAATTATATTTGATGAATAAAATATAAAATTAATTAGCATGAAAAGAAAATTATTTTGTTTGTCAGTGTTGCTTACCGCAGCAGTGGCTAATGCACAATGGACTAAAGCTGTACCACAGCAAAAGATTCTTAAAAAAAGTGACCATTCTGTCTATTACAGACTTGATATAGATCAGATCAGAACACAATTATTAAGGGCTCCTAAAATGGGAGAAGGCTCTCCGATTACGATAAGCATACCTAATCTGGAAGGCAAGACAGAGAGATTTACCGTAAGCAGTTTCCCCGTAATGGATGAAGCTTTGGCAAACAAATATCAGCTGGGATCTTATGTAGGGGTAGGTATCGATGATCCCTCCAAATACATCCGCTTTAGTGTTGCTCCTAACGACTTTCAATCTATGATTATCGGAAGTGACGGAAAATATGAATTCATAGAACCGGCAACTGCAGATAAATCGTATTATTCGGTACATGGGAAAACCAGTAAAAACGGACATGCCTTTGTATGTGGTACTAAAGAAAGCAAAGAGTCTGTAGATAACCTTCAAAAATTGATGAATTCCGGAGCTACAGCAAAAGCCAACAACAAAACCTTTCATACGGTGAGGCTGGCTATGTCTGTTACAGGAGAGTACACTGCTTATTTTAATGGTATTGCTGGTGCGCTTACACAGATTAATGCTACTTTATCAAGAGTGAACGGTGTGTTTGAACAGGAATTTAATGTACACGTTAATGCCATCAGCGCTCCCAACCTTATTTTTACAGATGCCAATACAGATCCTTACAGTACAGCTGAATATATGTGTAAATGGAATAATGAGCTGATGAACGTTTTGCATGGAGGAGCTTACGGCGTTACTGATAATGATTTTGATATAGGACATTTATTTGGTGCCACAGGTGGTGGTGGAAATGCCGGTTGTATCGGTTGTATCGGAAGTAATGATATCACAACAACATCATATACTGCAGCACAGAGTGATTGTGAGAATGCTGCAGGAACTTATTATGCATATATTTCCCCAAACAACTACAAAGGAAGCGGTATTACTTCTCCTGGTAATGCTATTCCAATGGGGGACAGTTTCGATATCGACTATGTAGCTCACGAAATGGGACATCAGTTTGGTGATTCACATACCTACAGTTTTTTCGAAAATTATCTTAATAAGGAAATGGAGCCGGGATCAGGTTCAACAATTATGGGATATGCCGGTATCACCGGACCAACCACAGATTTACAGGATCATTCAGATATTTATTTCCATAGTGTGAGTATTGATCAGGTTCAGGGTCATCTTGCCACTGTTACAGCGGATGTAGAAACGCCGATTACCAATGGTACTCCGTTGATAGATGCAATGAATACAACATATACGATTCCAAAATCGACTGCATTTGTATTAACGGCGTCGGCAACGGATCCTGACGGAGATGCCTTAACTTACTGCTGGGAACAGGTGAATCCAAGTAAATTAGCAAATGGTATAACAAAAACTAATATCGGAAACGGAAATTCAGGGGGAAGTTTCAGATCATGGGCTCCCACTACAAGTCCTACAAGATACTTCCCTAAGCTATCAACTGTACTGGAGGGAGCTGTAAAAAAAGCTGATGATTTCGAAGCTGCAAGTACAGTAGCAAGAACAACGAACTTCCGTGTGACAGTAAGAGATAATAAGCCGGGAGGACAAGCGCAGTCTGCTTATGCTACTCAGACTATTGTGGTAGGCTCTGCTGCTGCATTTACTGTAAATACAACGTCGCTTACCGCTAATGCCAATTCAACTATTGCATGGACAGTATCAGGAACAACAGCTGCTCCTTACAATGTAGCTAATGTTAAAATAGATTATACAGAAGATAACGGATTAAGTTGGAGTGTTTTAGCACCATCAGTTCCAAACAGTGGATCTGTAAGTATTCTTATTCCGTCATCTTTGGCCGGGAAGACTATTCACCTGAGAGTTTCAGCGATTGGAAATGTATTCTACGCAGTGAAACAGGCTACCGTATCAGGATCATTGGCTGTTTCGGAAACCGGAAATGTAAAATCCGTTCACATCTATCCAAATCCTGTTGATGATATTCTTAATGTAATGAATGTTTCTTCAAATGCAGCGTATGAAATATTTAATGCTCCGGGGCAATTGATTTCAAAAGGAACAATAGGTGATGGTAAAATTAATGTGAGTGCCTTGGTAAAAGGTATTTATTTCATTAATATTAATGACAGGGATATTAATACGAAAACCAAGTTTGTTAAAAAATAATTGAATTGAAATAAAAGTAAAAACCTCTGAATTATCAGAGGTTTTTTTATGGATGATCTTATCTCATGAAATAGCTGAAATAGCTACAACTTCCCATCAGGGCTTTTGTTGTTTCAGCATCTGAATACTGTGTTTTCAATTGGGTAAAATAAGTTCTGTATTTTTGATTTTTAATATTGTCCATCTCTTTCTGACGGGCATCTTCTTTTTCAGACCATTTCGGATCAGAATAATCAAAATCCTTAGGTGCCTTTGCTTCGTACTGATAATATTTCCCCTGTTCAGCACTTGCCATCTGGAACAGGATTCTGGCTTTTTCCTCTTTATTATTGGACAGCTTAAGTGCCTTTTGATAATAGCTGATCGATAAATCAAAATTATCCGGCTCGATATAAGTTGTGTCAAGGAAGTTTTTATAATAGTACTTATAAGGATTTTTTCTGTCGGTGTTCCAGAAGTTGTATTTTCCTCCGTTGCTATTATCAATATCCATCACAAACAACTCTCTGTAATATCCTAAAACAGATGTGTTGTAAAGCAGGTTTCCGACAAGCTGATTAGCTTTCGCCGCCTTTTCATCATTTCCGTTTCCGATCTTTTTAAGCTGAATTAAAATGTTGGCCAGTTCCAGCTTGTTCATATTATTCTTGATGAACGGGAAGTCAGAATAATCTTCGGCCTTCATGCTTTCAGTATCTCCACTGCCGAAACTTTCCCAGACATTATGCCCGAAAACAAGACTGGAAATATTATCGAACCCATCATATTCGGTTGGTGCATATTGTTTGATCGTAGTTTTTGGTCCCTCTTTTTCTGACCAGTCGTAATTAATTCTTGGAATTCCCGCAAACTGCTGAGCTTTTTCATAATATGATTTTGCCTTTTCAAAATCGGCAAGCCTCATAGCTCTGTCTCCATAGATGTTGCTAAAGAAAGCATCGATATTTCCTACATTGTCCATGTTTTTGGAAATGATTTGTTGCTCAAATTGAGTTTTGTTAGGCTTTCTGTAGAAATCTTCAACACTTTTAACCAAAGTAGAATTCGGATTGTACTGAAGATCAGAAAGCTTGTTATTCATAAGGAACGATTTGCCGTCTTCACCTTGCAGGAAATAACGGTTAGCAATCACATCTTTAAGGAAATCCGCAGTAGAAGGAGTGTCACCGTAATAATCATAATCATTGGCCTTAACGGTGTCTTTCTCTACTTTTTTCTCTACAAAATATTCTGCATAGTCTTTCATTAAATGATCTTCATAAGCTGCATCAATTTTTGGTTGAGAAACAATATCATTAAGAACTTTCATTCTTTTGATTTCTTCCTGATATTCCGGGTTTGTGGTTTTAATATCATTCAATATTTCAGAACTGCCTTTGTAGTCTTTCTTTAAAAACTTAAGATAGGCATTGGCAATCTGCCAATATTCATCCTTAGACTTTTCTTTTGTTTTTTCTGTAAACTTTTCAAGAGCGTCCAGGTAATCCTGGGTATTTTTATCGTAGTAATAACCTGTTCGGGTGTAGAAAGGAATTCTATCCGGATTGCTGAACAGTTCATCATCACTTAAATCTTCCTTACTGCCATTGCCGTTTGCATCAGATTTTGAACCTCCGAAAAGGTTTTTGAAGAACCTTACAATTTTTTGCCAGAAAGAAATTTTTTCTTCCTTCACTTCAGTAGTTGCTCCACCCTTAGTGGCGTCTTTTGAATCTTCGCTTTCCGTTTTTCCTCGCTGAACAGACACTTTTCCGGAAGCAGCATCCGTATAATAATAGGTAGGAAGATAACTTCTCTCCAGTTCATTGATACTTCGTACTGCCATTACTTTTAAGATTTCAGAATCAGGATTGATGTCGTACATCTTTTCCATAATAGGAATAGGATTATTAAAATCTTCATATCCTAAAAGGAAGTAAGCCATATTCTTTTCCTCGTTTGTTCCTGCTCTTTTCATAATATTACTGAAAGAAGCCGTATCAGAAAGCTTCATCGAAACAAACGCAGACTCTTTGCGATCTTTGCTGTTCATGAATACCTGGAAAAAATTCCAGTTTGCATCACTGTTCATCTCCAATCCTCTCTGTGCTCCGGCCAATTGATCCAGAGCCATAAAGTATACCGTACCTTTCAGTTTTATCGGTTCTATATAGGATTTGAATGCCTGAACAGCAGCATCGTAATTTCTTGTGTAATGGTTGAAACGTACAAGCTGATATCCATAACGCTGTTTGATCTCAGGATTCTTCGCGGCATTGTATAATGAAGTTAAAGCCGCAATGGTTTTATCATAATTAATACCAGTAGCATTCTGTTGGCTGGCATTTCTGTCATAGTAGAAAGAATTCTCACTTTCAATATAATTAATGCTCATGTAAGGCTCCAGATATTTGGCCTCGATCAGGTAATCGATTCCCTCTTTATACTTTTGATAAAATCCGGTTCCTAATTTTTGTAAAAGCGGATTTGTTGGATTCCCATTCTTTAAAGCATTAAGATCATTCATGCTTACTTTATACACCAAACTTCCGGTCTCAGCATAAGTAAGCTGATTATTAAAGAACTTTTTCCATGCTTCAATATTGTCATCAGGAATCAATGCAGAATTGTATCCTGTATAAAACCTTGCTGAGTAATTATGCAGGAACGGGAGGTAGGATTTATCCTTGATGATGCTTTGGGTAAAAAGATTAAAGTATTCATAATCAGGATCCGACCAGGCGCAGGCATCAGACTTTGTATAGAAAAGAGATACAACTGCAAGTGAAAGAATATACTTTTTCATAGAACTTGTCGTGTTTTTAGTTTTTATAATCGTTATAATAACAGGGCATGGCAGAAATAGTTTTGATGAGACCATCATTTGTAAACCATTTGCCTTTATCTTTTTTAAAGATTTAAAATTTTCGATCTAACACAAATTTACTATCTAATTGATAATAAATAATATTAAAATGTGGGATTTTTTTCTCAAGAAATTGAATGACGTCTTCAAGTTGTTCCTCAGATATTTCTTCTACTTTTATTTTGAAGCCCTTATTCAGGTAATGTCCAAAATAAAAACCGTCTTTCAATATTTCAGCTTCATGATCTGAAATTTTTTTAAAGTTCGGATTTTCGAGATCTTTCTGTGATAATGCATTGATCAGTCTGTGTTTCTCAAGATGATTGCTAATGATACCCCATGAATAAATAGGCAGTGCAACTTCAACAGACCTGATAGGGTAGTCTTCCATTTTTGAAAGATAAGTTTTCAGGATATTGACATCCAGAATTGAATTTTTATCAGACTTTTCCAATGGAGAGGAAGTAGAATAGCACATCAGGTATACCTTTTCTACAGGAGGTATTCCCGTTTGTTTTTTATCTTTTACCTGATGTAGGCGTAATGTACAAGTGATCTCCTTTCCGGAAATTTTCTTTAGTTCCTTTAAAAATCTGAAATAATCATTTCTTGTCCCGGCAGTCCAGTCACAGTCGATCTGAATTTCATTATTAATCTTTAAACCATAGTCTTCAGCTTTCTTTTGGACTAAATGATGGATGCTTTCCGCCAAAAAATGAATTTCATCTGAGGAAATACCCAATAAAGTCTGATTCGTAATGAAAACCGTGGGTACAATCTGTTTGTCAGTTTGAAAACTGTGATCTTTTGTAATGATGGCAACAGGTTGAAACTTTCCACCCACTTTATCAACATCGAAAAATCTTGTATAAAGAAAAGGGACAGTTGCTTTTTCAAGAACTTTTTTTTCTTCCTGATTCAGCTTTAAACTGGTCTTCCAATAATAAAATGTGTAAGGATGGTTCTCTTTCTTACTGCAGGAAACAATGAAAAATAAGACCCATAAAATGTTTAGTATTTTCATACTTGGTGTACATAATTGATTCTTCAAAAGTAAAGATATTTATACAAACCATAAACCGTAAAATCCCGGTGATTCCTTATCCACTACAAATTTTGTAATATCACGCCTCCTTTCCAACGAAACCTGACAATTTGTATAACCATTCCCCTCCGCCGGAGGGGTGGCAAAACGAAGATTTGACGGGGTGGTTTCTACTTTACTAAAAAAGCACCCGTAAAGAGTGCCTCTATCTTTCTACTTGTATAACCCGCTTTCGCAGTTACAGGTGTCTTTATCTACACTTTCACTAGAAGAGCAGCAGCCTTCAAGGTTTTGAACATTCCCTTTTTCATCGGTCATA is part of the Chryseobacterium lactis genome and encodes:
- a CDS encoding zinc-dependent metalloprotease; this encodes MKRKLFCLSVLLTAAVANAQWTKAVPQQKILKKSDHSVYYRLDIDQIRTQLLRAPKMGEGSPITISIPNLEGKTERFTVSSFPVMDEALANKYQLGSYVGVGIDDPSKYIRFSVAPNDFQSMIIGSDGKYEFIEPATADKSYYSVHGKTSKNGHAFVCGTKESKESVDNLQKLMNSGATAKANNKTFHTVRLAMSVTGEYTAYFNGIAGALTQINATLSRVNGVFEQEFNVHVNAISAPNLIFTDANTDPYSTAEYMCKWNNELMNVLHGGAYGVTDNDFDIGHLFGATGGGGNAGCIGCIGSNDITTTSYTAAQSDCENAAGTYYAYISPNNYKGSGITSPGNAIPMGDSFDIDYVAHEMGHQFGDSHTYSFFENYLNKEMEPGSGSTIMGYAGITGPTTDLQDHSDIYFHSVSIDQVQGHLATVTADVETPITNGTPLIDAMNTTYTIPKSTAFVLTASATDPDGDALTYCWEQVNPSKLANGITKTNIGNGNSGGSFRSWAPTTSPTRYFPKLSTVLEGAVKKADDFEAASTVARTTNFRVTVRDNKPGGQAQSAYATQTIVVGSAAAFTVNTTSLTANANSTIAWTVSGTTAAPYNVANVKIDYTEDNGLSWSVLAPSVPNSGSVSILIPSSLAGKTIHLRVSAIGNVFYAVKQATVSGSLAVSETGNVKSVHIYPNPVDDILNVMNVSSNAAYEIFNAPGQLISKGTIGDGKINVSALVKGIYFININDRDINTKTKFVKK
- a CDS encoding PepSY-associated TM helix domain-containing protein, with product MKLLFKSLYRKRRKNESVIRYVMWLMHLWLGLLSCLIVFIMCLTGCLYAFKNQITDFSNRDKVYINVISGKTKNADLIQAELFKQNKELTSLLIPDYKGRSYVIGYRENQLDKSAYYNQYTGEILGQPNVGSNHFFEVVLDLHRNLMMGNAGRQVVGAAVLMFCILLMSGLVLWLPKKLKFLKQGLTVMWKAKFQRVNHDLHNTLGFYTFLMLFFIAVTGLYITYPWVKNGLIVSLGGSSIDNISKEKDNEDDPFGGLLEDMLQKQDEKKNLKNSASASIDKIIQLADQQLPYPAVTSIELPNKENPRYVVIKTNTQNLLGMMLPDEVTFDKTGVFKTKELFSDKPLNKQFTALAKPLHTGEIMGLPSIILYFIVSLIGCSLPVTGFLIWWHRLKKMK
- a CDS encoding low affinity iron permease family protein yields the protein MGYKNNSFFEKFSNWAVKFTGSPIAFIGAMFLVVAWALTGPVFHYSETWQLVINTGTTIITFLMVFLIQKAQNKDSKAIQIKLNELLAAHEKASNRIVDIEDLTEVELDQLHHYYEQLAQLAKKDLDIHTSHSIDAAQRNQDYKHEFFKKKHEDWLQRQEQKK